In a single window of the Bacillus clarus genome:
- a CDS encoding basic amino acid/polyamine antiporter, translating to MTDGVVPIEKKLGFFPLIALVVGTMVGGGVFSLPHDLAVGANSGATIIGWCITAMGMIPLALVYQTLARQKPELEGGIYSYARAGFGEYVGFNSAWGYWLAGILGNVATIMLLFSTLGYFFPIFKGGNNIASIIGASLLLWTLHFLILFGIREASIMNVIATIGKLVPIVLFIVVMVTAFRWNTLAHDFWGEGTISISSVLGQVKNTMLVTLWVFIGVEGAVVLSGRAKNSRDVGKATVLGLILVMSIYILISVLSMGAMTRKELSVLETPSMGHVLEHVVGPWGAIAINIGLVASLVGTLIGWFLLVSEISHVAGKDGVFPKVFTKVNKKQTPHMALWISNGVAQMLFIIVLFSESTYQIMYFIASTSILLPYLLSALYQLKLVITKELKVARVKNGLLALIASVYSVWLIYAAGLKNLLLVSIVYGIGIIVYTFARKEKGNRCFSGMERYVVGVIVIAATVSLYMLITGNIKM from the coding sequence ATGACAGATGGGGTGGTACCAATAGAAAAGAAATTAGGATTTTTTCCATTAATCGCATTAGTAGTTGGAACAATGGTTGGCGGTGGCGTTTTTAGTTTACCGCATGATTTAGCAGTAGGGGCAAATAGTGGGGCAACAATAATTGGCTGGTGTATTACAGCGATGGGAATGATTCCACTTGCGCTTGTATACCAAACGTTAGCGAGGCAAAAACCAGAGCTTGAGGGCGGAATTTATAGTTATGCACGTGCTGGATTCGGCGAATATGTCGGTTTTAACAGTGCCTGGGGATATTGGCTTGCAGGGATTTTAGGAAATGTAGCAACGATTATGTTATTATTCAGTACACTTGGATATTTCTTTCCTATTTTTAAAGGTGGAAATAATATTGCTTCGATCATTGGTGCATCTCTTTTATTATGGACACTTCACTTCCTTATTTTATTTGGAATTCGTGAAGCTTCTATTATGAATGTTATTGCAACGATCGGAAAATTAGTTCCTATCGTATTATTTATTGTCGTTATGGTGACGGCGTTTCGCTGGAATACATTAGCACATGATTTTTGGGGAGAAGGAACAATCTCTATTTCTTCTGTGCTTGGTCAAGTGAAAAATACGATGCTTGTAACGCTTTGGGTTTTTATTGGGGTTGAAGGAGCGGTTGTCTTATCTGGAAGAGCGAAAAACAGCCGTGATGTCGGAAAGGCGACAGTACTTGGACTTATTTTAGTAATGTCTATTTATATTTTAATTTCTGTTCTTTCCATGGGAGCTATGACAAGAAAAGAGCTTTCTGTTTTAGAAACTCCCTCAATGGGACATGTATTAGAACATGTTGTTGGGCCATGGGGCGCAATAGCGATTAATATTGGATTAGTTGCGTCACTTGTAGGTACATTAATTGGCTGGTTCCTACTTGTTTCTGAAATTTCTCATGTAGCAGGCAAAGACGGCGTATTTCCGAAAGTCTTTACGAAAGTAAATAAGAAGCAAACACCACATATGGCATTATGGATTTCAAATGGCGTTGCACAAATGTTATTTATTATCGTTCTGTTTTCAGAATCAACATATCAAATCATGTACTTTATTGCATCGACATCTATTTTATTACCGTACTTGCTATCAGCCTTGTATCAATTAAAATTAGTGATTACGAAAGAGCTGAAAGTTGCAAGGGTAAAAAATGGATTGCTAGCTTTAATTGCTTCTGTATATTCTGTATGGCTGATTTATGCAGCAGGATTAAAGAATTTACTACTTGTTTCAATTGTATATGGCATTGGGATTATTGTTTATACGTTTGCAAGAAAAGAAAAAGGCAATCGTTGTTTTTCAGGCATGGAGCGATATGTTGTGGGTGTAATTGTCATTGCAGCGACAGTATCACTTTATATGCTGATCACAGGGAATATAAAAATGTAA
- a CDS encoding AAA family ATPase has protein sequence MKLHKALSPSFIKRMYHMLFLGKFAGSEGEKNGENFFVQCLSPIPSILKAQFIDGKYLFEGLCNNKKNEKVFADLKKRNLDKQLVLFRLYYERGRLYVELICTEEQREIGNAYRLIPSPRVAGYRKRESLERKLGNGHLSFFMPKFPQDFDVPELLWHDGRLYGNLSLKSSISSISYCEQRKECKYIEITDWKKCVELAVEDQLYFVRENVYEQLMKRVVEEGNPVEVVDMKVQKEDREWDEREDSFLQYVQSVVRDKGLYLDQTDIFNFHISVKTNMLTILAGIPGVGKSRFVQAYAESLGLNYGEELVWIPISPSYQEPHDLLGYLHPNGTFIESETKLVRTLLKAKENPNQLYIIVFDEMNMSHIEHWFTPFLSILQLEKKNRMLTLYEDVLETENTIPPTIEIGENIIFIGTVNFDETTKELSDRLLDRTNLLTLQKIPFCEMSIGQGKGIQRPPFKVTAGEFRINWLRNKEMIEVFSEEELELLDKLHDVLSSYDATKGISFRCATAIAMYLQNIPFHNNQSYMISREEGFDLQIKQRVLTKVRGTEMMVGSLLHEEEKRGATLIPLLQSPLANCVSTFEHSLAYIRQKRRELELYGYAK, from the coding sequence TTGAAGTTACATAAAGCTCTTTCTCCGAGTTTTATAAAGAGGATGTATCACATGCTGTTTCTTGGGAAGTTTGCAGGAAGTGAGGGAGAGAAAAACGGAGAGAACTTTTTTGTGCAATGTCTTTCTCCGATTCCGTCAATTTTAAAAGCGCAGTTTATTGATGGGAAGTATTTGTTTGAGGGATTATGTAATAACAAAAAAAATGAAAAAGTCTTTGCTGATTTAAAGAAACGAAATTTAGACAAACAATTAGTTTTATTTCGTCTTTATTATGAAAGGGGAAGACTATATGTAGAGTTAATATGTACAGAGGAGCAGAGAGAAATAGGAAATGCATATAGACTTATTCCTTCACCAAGGGTAGCAGGATATAGAAAAAGGGAGTCATTGGAGCGAAAGCTTGGTAACGGTCATTTATCTTTTTTTATGCCAAAGTTTCCGCAAGATTTTGATGTGCCTGAATTACTATGGCATGATGGGAGATTATATGGAAATTTATCATTAAAATCATCAATTAGCTCCATTTCATATTGTGAGCAAAGAAAAGAATGTAAATATATTGAAATAACTGATTGGAAGAAATGTGTTGAATTGGCAGTGGAAGATCAGTTGTATTTCGTGCGGGAGAACGTGTATGAACAGCTTATGAAACGTGTGGTAGAAGAGGGGAATCCAGTCGAAGTAGTAGATATGAAAGTACAGAAAGAAGATCGAGAATGGGATGAGCGTGAAGATTCTTTTTTGCAGTATGTACAGAGTGTAGTGCGTGATAAAGGGTTATATTTAGATCAAACAGATATTTTTAATTTTCATATTAGTGTCAAAACAAATATGTTAACGATTCTCGCTGGCATTCCAGGTGTTGGGAAATCACGTTTTGTGCAAGCTTATGCGGAATCACTCGGGCTAAATTACGGTGAAGAGCTAGTTTGGATTCCGATATCACCATCTTATCAAGAACCGCATGATTTACTTGGTTATTTGCATCCAAATGGTACTTTTATTGAAAGTGAAACGAAGTTAGTTCGGACGTTATTAAAAGCGAAGGAAAATCCTAATCAGCTGTATATAATTGTATTTGATGAAATGAATATGTCACATATTGAGCATTGGTTTACACCATTCTTATCTATTCTACAATTAGAGAAGAAAAATCGTATGCTTACTTTATATGAAGACGTACTTGAAACAGAAAATACAATTCCGCCTACAATTGAAATAGGAGAGAATATTATTTTTATTGGTACTGTTAACTTTGATGAAACAACGAAAGAGTTATCTGATCGTCTATTAGATCGAACAAATTTGCTTACATTGCAAAAAATTCCATTTTGCGAGATGAGTATAGGGCAAGGTAAAGGTATACAACGACCGCCTTTTAAAGTAACAGCTGGAGAATTTCGGATAAATTGGCTAAGAAATAAAGAAATGATTGAAGTTTTTTCAGAAGAAGAATTAGAGTTGTTAGATAAATTGCATGACGTATTATCATCATATGATGCAACGAAAGGCATCTCTTTTCGATGTGCAACTGCAATTGCTATGTATTTGCAAAATATACCATTTCATAATAATCAATCGTATATGATTAGCAGGGAAGAAGGGTTTGATTTACAAATTAAACAGCGTGTATTAACAAAGGTAAGGGGAACGGAAATGATGGTGGGCTCTCTTCTTCATGAAGAAGAAAAAAGAGGAGCAACGTTAATACCGCTCTTGCAGTCACCGCTTGCAAATTGTGTATCAACATTTGAACATTCTTTAGCGTATATAAGGCAAAAACGGAGAGAACTGGAGTTGTACGGATATGCAAAATGA
- a CDS encoding chromosome segregation protein, with translation MEYKTPFIAKKLGVSPKAVVRIAQQLNLTIEKNKYGHFIFTQSDLDQMLEHHRAQIEQEQIRPIQEKPAHEFEQLAAQLNAITKRLDRMEEQMLDKANDVVTYQLLQHRREMEEMLERIQILEAGLKKEEPLYIIPDTKPTYEREKKPKRRKMIFSIFGL, from the coding sequence TTGGAATATAAAACACCATTTATTGCGAAAAAGTTAGGTGTTAGCCCGAAGGCTGTAGTCCGGATTGCACAACAATTAAATCTTACGATAGAAAAAAATAAATATGGTCATTTCATTTTTACACAAAGCGATCTAGATCAAATGTTAGAGCACCATCGCGCTCAAATAGAACAAGAGCAAATTCGACCTATTCAAGAAAAGCCAGCTCATGAGTTTGAGCAATTAGCAGCTCAATTAAATGCTATTACGAAGCGATTAGACCGAATGGAAGAGCAAATGCTAGATAAAGCAAATGATGTCGTTACTTATCAGCTATTACAGCATCGTCGTGAAATGGAAGAGATGCTAGAACGAATTCAAATACTGGAAGCTGGTCTTAAGAAAGAAGAGCCACTTTATATTATCCCTGATACAAAACCAACTTATGAACGAGAAAAAAAGCCGAAGCGTCGTAAAATGATTTTTAGTATATTTGGTTTGTAA
- a CDS encoding hemolysin family protein: MDIYSISMVIVLIALTAFFVAAEFAIVKVRGSRIDYLIAEGNNLAISVKTVITNLDEYLSACQLGITVTALGIGWSGKPALKHMFDVLFASWNVPAQLADIMAVILVFLFITFLHVVIGELAPKTFAIQKAEQVSLFVAKPLIFFYRIAYPFIWLLNGSARFITKIFGLKPPKSHEEVHSEEELRLLVSESYKKGEINQSEFKYVNKIFEFDDRIAKEIMVPRTEMHILNKEMPAEEALQKMSSEKYTRYPIVDGDKDHVIGFVNFKDIFTDFVKCSTVSEKTVEQYMRPIILVIESIPIHDLFLKMQRERTHIAILIDEYGGTSGLVTVEDILEEIVGDIQDEFDTDEQPEIQQISETKTILEGKVLVSEVNTLLGLSIDDDDVATIGGWILTKNIEITEGDIVEIENYKFCVKELDGHYIKRLEVTKPSAPSVISDDEKTVSLQEQIST; encoded by the coding sequence TTGGACATATATAGTATAAGTATGGTGATTGTTTTAATTGCCTTAACTGCATTTTTTGTTGCGGCAGAATTTGCAATTGTAAAAGTGAGAGGTTCACGCATCGATTATTTAATTGCGGAAGGGAATAATCTTGCAATATCTGTCAAAACAGTCATTACAAACTTAGACGAATATTTATCAGCTTGTCAATTAGGAATTACAGTTACAGCTCTTGGAATTGGCTGGTCAGGTAAACCAGCGTTAAAGCACATGTTTGACGTACTGTTTGCAAGCTGGAACGTTCCAGCCCAACTTGCGGATATTATGGCTGTAATTTTAGTATTTCTGTTCATCACTTTTCTTCATGTGGTGATAGGAGAATTAGCTCCGAAAACATTTGCGATTCAAAAGGCGGAACAAGTAAGTTTATTTGTTGCTAAACCGCTTATCTTCTTTTATCGTATTGCCTATCCGTTTATTTGGCTTTTAAATGGATCAGCTCGGTTTATCACAAAGATATTTGGGTTAAAACCTCCGAAAAGTCACGAAGAGGTACATTCGGAAGAAGAATTGCGTTTACTAGTCTCAGAGAGTTATAAAAAAGGTGAAATTAATCAATCTGAATTTAAATATGTGAATAAAATTTTTGAATTTGATGATCGTATTGCAAAAGAAATAATGGTACCACGAACAGAAATGCATATTTTAAACAAAGAGATGCCTGCTGAAGAGGCATTACAAAAGATGTCTAGTGAGAAATATACAAGATATCCGATTGTTGATGGTGATAAAGATCATGTAATTGGTTTTGTAAACTTTAAAGATATTTTTACAGATTTTGTAAAGTGTAGTACTGTTAGCGAAAAGACAGTGGAGCAATATATGAGACCAATCATTCTAGTCATTGAATCCATTCCAATTCATGATTTATTTTTAAAAATGCAAAGAGAACGAACGCATATTGCAATATTAATTGATGAATATGGTGGTACATCGGGCCTTGTAACAGTTGAAGATATATTGGAAGAAATTGTAGGGGATATTCAAGACGAGTTTGATACAGATGAACAACCAGAAATTCAACAAATTAGTGAAACGAAAACGATTTTAGAAGGAAAAGTACTTGTAAGTGAAGTGAATACATTATTAGGTTTATCAATTGATGATGATGACGTTGCTACAATTGGCGGATGGATTTTAACGAAGAATATTGAGATTACTGAAGGGGATATTGTTGAAATTGAAAACTATAAGTTTTGCGTGAAAGAATTGGATGGTCACTATATTAAGCGGTTAGAAGTAACGAAACCATCAGCACCAAGTGTCATTTCAGATGATGAAAAAACGGTTTCGCTACAAGAACAAATTAGTACGTAA
- a CDS encoding aldehyde dehydrogenase family protein, which produces MKKHLYINGEWKGVGTYKPLYAPYSEEILAEIAQGTEEDAREAVISAKKAMKEMGKLSAYDRASILEKVAQEMDERREEFAEIIAKEAAKPIRAARGEVDRTVQTYKFAAEEAKRIYGETLPLDAAPGADGRIAYTIRKPIGVIGAITPFNFPLNLVAHKVGPAIAAGNTIVLKPADQTPLSSYALVELFEEAGLPKGAFNIISGLGAVVGEALVKDDDVASITFTGSPRVGIGIRAKAGLKRVTLELGSNAAVIIDEDVELTDEIIERVKWGAFVNNGQVCISVQRVFVHEKKMDEFLAKLTKAMETVIVGDPLHEETDVSALISKKDVERIDSWVQEAVKEGANILYGGKKRDVRIYEPTVLTNVPDHVSVQCEEVFGPLMTVNTFKTFEDALEKVNHSRYGLQAGVFTNHLSKAMRAIDELEVGGVMINDIPTFRVDHMPYGGVKESGTGREGIKYAIEEMTEMKLVCIKK; this is translated from the coding sequence ATGAAAAAACATTTATATATAAATGGTGAATGGAAGGGAGTGGGAACGTATAAGCCATTATATGCGCCATATTCAGAAGAAATTTTAGCAGAAATTGCACAAGGTACAGAAGAAGATGCTCGCGAAGCTGTTATTTCAGCAAAAAAAGCAATGAAAGAAATGGGCAAATTATCTGCATATGATCGCGCATCTATTTTAGAGAAAGTTGCTCAAGAAATGGATGAAAGAAGAGAGGAATTTGCAGAAATTATCGCAAAAGAAGCTGCGAAGCCGATTCGTGCTGCAAGGGGAGAAGTTGATCGTACTGTACAAACATATAAGTTTGCAGCGGAAGAAGCGAAACGTATATATGGTGAAACACTGCCGTTAGATGCTGCTCCTGGTGCTGATGGCCGCATCGCCTATACAATCCGAAAGCCAATCGGGGTTATTGGTGCTATTACGCCGTTTAATTTTCCATTAAATTTAGTTGCACATAAAGTGGGACCTGCAATTGCCGCGGGGAATACAATCGTATTAAAACCAGCTGATCAAACACCATTATCGTCTTATGCTTTAGTTGAACTATTTGAAGAAGCAGGCTTACCAAAAGGCGCTTTTAATATTATTTCTGGTCTTGGTGCGGTTGTAGGAGAAGCATTAGTAAAAGACGATGATGTTGCTTCTATTACTTTTACAGGAAGTCCGAGAGTGGGAATTGGTATTCGGGCGAAGGCTGGATTAAAGCGTGTTACGTTAGAGCTTGGTTCAAATGCCGCTGTCATAATTGATGAGGATGTGGAATTAACCGACGAAATCATTGAACGTGTGAAATGGGGAGCGTTCGTGAATAATGGGCAAGTTTGTATTTCTGTACAACGTGTCTTTGTTCATGAAAAGAAAATGGATGAGTTCCTTGCTAAATTAACGAAAGCGATGGAAACAGTAATTGTAGGTGATCCGCTTCATGAAGAAACAGATGTATCTGCTCTTATTTCGAAAAAAGATGTTGAACGTATCGATTCATGGGTACAAGAAGCTGTAAAAGAAGGAGCAAATATTTTATATGGTGGTAAAAAACGTGATGTAAGAATATATGAACCTACTGTATTAACAAATGTTCCAGATCACGTCTCTGTTCAATGCGAAGAAGTATTTGGCCCGCTTATGACTGTAAATACGTTCAAAACATTTGAGGACGCTTTAGAGAAAGTGAATCATTCCCGCTATGGCTTACAGGCTGGCGTATTTACAAATCATTTATCAAAGGCAATGCGTGCGATAGATGAATTGGAAGTAGGCGGTGTTATGATTAACGATATTCCGACATTTAGAGTAGATCATATGCCATACGGTGGTGTGAAAGAAAGTGGTACAGGTCGTGAAGGAATTAAATATGCAATAGAAGAAATGACAGAAATGAAATTAGTTTGTATAAAAAAATAA
- a CDS encoding YueI family protein: MVNKNVEDYLQEGIYGQKQNKPEERNMYLTTLRERVEIALTIGQVMQSNVYTEVASGMRSSQSLQLFLNGSIAYPHLSKYIKLANEKNISFTIVQNKGTETPIGLVLSHSTAKDKEKIYIEDAIFKQEMK, translated from the coding sequence ATGGTAAATAAAAATGTGGAAGATTATCTCCAAGAAGGCATCTATGGCCAAAAGCAAAACAAACCAGAAGAACGTAATATGTACTTAACTACATTACGTGAGCGCGTAGAAATCGCTTTAACAATCGGTCAAGTAATGCAAAGTAATGTTTATACTGAAGTAGCAAGTGGCATGCGCTCTTCTCAATCATTACAGTTGTTCCTAAACGGCAGCATTGCTTACCCACATTTATCAAAATACATTAAATTAGCAAACGAAAAAAATATTTCCTTCACAATTGTTCAAAATAAAGGTACAGAGACACCGATTGGTTTAGTACTATCTCATAGTACTGCTAAAGATAAAGAAAAAATTTATATTGAAGATGCTATTTTCAAGCAAGAAATGAAGTAA
- a CDS encoding BA2291 family sporulation histidine kinase, whose translation MEMEGMGVFPIDKDIKEVFCSHLKNNRHQFIENWKNKMIISEKDPFKQEVAQNGENLLELIIELTMDEKDIAYLQPLCEKIAIERAGADANIGDFVYNANVGRNELFEAMCELDVSARELKPIMTKIHSCFDKLIYYTVLKYSEIISRNLEEKQQYINETHKERLTILGQMSASFVHEFRNPLTSIMGFVKLLKLDHPNLSYLDIISHELDQLNFRISQFLLVSKKEMWTESERFWLNDLFQDIIQFLYPSLVNANVSIEKNLPCPIPLVGYRSEVRQVILNILMNSIDALEAMKEQRKIIVNAYEDEKTIRIVIKNNGPMIPAENVETIFEPFVTTKKLGTGIGLFVCKQIVEKHNGSIMCRSDAEWTEFQIAFQK comes from the coding sequence ATGGAAATGGAGGGAATGGGGGTTTTTCCAATCGATAAGGATATTAAAGAAGTATTTTGTTCGCACTTGAAAAACAACAGGCACCAATTCATAGAGAACTGGAAAAACAAAATGATAATTTCCGAAAAAGATCCATTTAAGCAAGAAGTAGCTCAAAATGGAGAGAATTTATTAGAGCTAATTATTGAACTTACTATGGATGAGAAAGATATAGCTTATCTTCAGCCGTTATGTGAGAAAATTGCGATTGAGCGTGCAGGGGCAGATGCAAATATTGGGGATTTTGTCTATAACGCAAATGTAGGAAGAAATGAACTCTTTGAGGCAATGTGCGAATTAGATGTTAGCGCTCGTGAACTGAAACCAATTATGACAAAAATACATAGTTGTTTTGACAAATTAATTTATTATACAGTTTTAAAATACTCGGAAATTATATCGAGAAATTTAGAAGAAAAACAGCAATATATAAATGAAACACATAAAGAAAGGTTGACGATTTTAGGACAAATGTCAGCTAGTTTTGTTCATGAATTTCGCAATCCATTAACTTCAATTATGGGGTTCGTGAAATTACTAAAATTAGATCATCCTAATTTATCGTATTTAGATATTATTTCACATGAATTGGATCAATTAAATTTTCGGATTTCACAATTTTTACTTGTCTCAAAAAAGGAAATGTGGACTGAATCTGAACGTTTTTGGCTTAACGATTTGTTTCAGGATATCATTCAGTTCCTATACCCAAGTTTAGTGAATGCGAATGTTTCCATTGAAAAGAATTTGCCATGTCCAATTCCACTTGTTGGGTATCGTAGTGAAGTAAGGCAAGTTATTTTAAATATTTTAATGAATTCAATTGATGCTCTTGAAGCAATGAAAGAGCAACGGAAAATTATTGTTAATGCATATGAAGATGAAAAAACGATTCGTATTGTAATTAAAAATAATGGTCCTATGATTCCAGCGGAAAATGTGGAAACTATTTTCGAACCATTCGTTACTACTAAAAAGTTAGGAACTGGCATTGGTCTGTTTGTATGTAAGCAAATTGTTGAAAAACATAATGGCTCAATTATGTGTCGATCGGATGCTGAGTGGACAGAGTTTCAAATTGCATTTCAAAAATAA
- a CDS encoding DUF4397 domain-containing protein, protein MIQSEIEKFGQEAARYEQLARYYQYTNPKKYVELYMKYHDAITKLVHAYEKRDSQEATLPSHMRIFHASPQTPPVDIIVNGQKVIKNISFKQISPYLSLTQGQYRVDIVPVGNETPLFSALVPLMGNHAYTLAAIGSDNHIQLQPILDNTHLPSGQAKIRFAHLSSDTPVINVSLKDGDHLFENVLFKQITEYLQVSPGTADIEIPLADTKEVVITIPKVIVEPNTIYTISVVGYSTKEPKLEAVLLTN, encoded by the coding sequence ATGATTCAATCTGAAATTGAAAAATTTGGACAAGAAGCAGCACGTTACGAACAGCTTGCTCGCTACTATCAATATACAAATCCTAAAAAATATGTGGAGCTATATATGAAATACCATGATGCAATTACAAAGCTCGTACACGCATATGAAAAACGAGATTCTCAAGAAGCTACTTTACCTTCACATATGAGAATTTTCCATGCCTCTCCTCAGACACCACCTGTTGATATTATAGTGAATGGACAAAAAGTGATTAAAAATATTTCTTTTAAACAAATCAGTCCGTATTTATCATTAACCCAAGGGCAATACCGTGTTGACATTGTTCCTGTAGGAAATGAAACACCCTTATTTTCAGCACTTGTACCGCTAATGGGAAATCACGCCTATACTCTTGCCGCGATTGGTAGCGACAATCATATACAATTACAGCCTATACTTGATAATACACATTTACCATCTGGACAAGCAAAAATACGATTCGCACATCTGTCCTCTGATACACCGGTTATTAATGTTTCATTAAAAGATGGTGATCACTTATTCGAAAACGTTCTCTTTAAACAAATAACAGAGTATTTACAAGTTAGTCCTGGTACAGCTGATATTGAAATTCCACTTGCTGATACAAAGGAAGTAGTTATAACAATTCCAAAAGTAATCGTTGAGCCGAATACAATTTATACAATTTCAGTCGTAGGTTATTCAACTAAAGAACCTAAGTTAGAAGCCGTTTTACTTACAAATTAA
- a CDS encoding adenine deaminase C-terminal domain-containing protein yields the protein MTKHIIEPVTVVNNCFSPSTTLDQLKIVVIERHKGTGKIGVGIVKGFGLKSGAIATTIAHDSHNIIVSGINDKDIITAIEVIKNMQGGMVVIHDGEVLSSIPLNIAGLMSEECAEVVYTNLVEVNKSLQVLGATTMFNPFLMMSFLSLPVIPNVKMTTDGLFDVTNFKHIPVGLSNICPKIPS from the coding sequence ATTACAAAACATATTATTGAGCCTGTAACAGTAGTTAATAATTGTTTCAGTCCTTCTACGACACTTGATCAATTGAAAATAGTAGTAATTGAAAGGCATAAAGGAACAGGAAAAATCGGGGTAGGAATTGTGAAAGGATTTGGTCTTAAGTCTGGGGCAATCGCAACAACAATTGCGCACGATTCACATAATATCATTGTTAGCGGGATAAATGATAAAGATATAATAACTGCCATTGAAGTAATTAAAAATATGCAGGGCGGTATGGTCGTTATTCATGACGGAGAAGTACTTTCGAGTATTCCGTTAAATATCGCAGGGCTAATGTCTGAAGAATGTGCCGAAGTTGTGTATACGAACTTGGTAGAGGTTAATAAAAGTTTACAAGTTCTAGGCGCAACGACGATGTTCAATCCATTTTTAATGATGTCCTTCTTATCTTTACCTGTTATTCCGAATGTGAAAATGACAACAGATGGATTATTTGATGTTACGAACTTTAAACATATACCAGTTGGTTTATCAAATATTTGTCCAAAAATCCCTAGCTAA
- a CDS encoding YjcZ family sporulation protein, with product MGYGYPGSYCGYGGDSARGCGTGYGFALIVVLFILLIIVGACWIR from the coding sequence GTGGGGTATGGATATCCCGGTAGTTATTGTGGTTATGGAGGAGATAGTGCTAGAGGCTGTGGAACGGGTTATGGATTTGCGTTAATAGTTGTTTTATTTATTTTATTAATAATCGTTGGAGCATGTTGGATACGGTAA